The proteins below come from a single Geobacillus thermoleovorans genomic window:
- a CDS encoding AI-2E family transporter: MGEQQWLSFFRIGKWLLMTAIIYLIVRMKDVWRPVIDFIATVLTPFLLASFITYLLYPLVESIHRKGMPRALAILLIYLLFFGLVGYGLYRGVPLFIAQLRELDEQLPSLMNTYRQWVRHIHDETSNWPLEVHTRIEAMFAEIEQAAAAAVAMAINAAKSFIGSAATLLIIPFIVFYMLKDIDVLKKAIWYMTPKRWRGPGMTFLKDVDESLGGYIRGQLFVCAAIGLAAALGLWLAGMDYPLLLGFVIGVTNIIPYFGPLIGAVPAVILAATVSLKMVVIVLVIIFTLQFLEGNILSPLIVGKSVHMHPLVIMLALFAGGELAGVLGLILAVPTAAVLKVAIAHWKEHYASH, encoded by the coding sequence ATGGGCGAGCAACAATGGCTGTCGTTCTTTCGCATCGGAAAATGGCTGCTCATGACGGCAATCATCTATTTGATCGTTCGGATGAAAGACGTTTGGCGGCCGGTCATTGATTTTATCGCAACGGTGTTGACGCCGTTTTTGCTGGCGTCGTTTATTACGTATTTGCTCTACCCGCTTGTGGAATCCATCCATCGCAAAGGAATGCCGCGCGCCCTTGCCATTTTGTTGATTTATTTGTTGTTTTTCGGTTTGGTCGGCTACGGCTTGTACCGCGGCGTGCCGCTATTCATCGCCCAGTTGCGTGAACTGGATGAACAGCTGCCGTCTTTGATGAATACATACCGCCAATGGGTGCGCCACATCCACGACGAGACGTCGAATTGGCCGCTTGAGGTGCACACACGCATCGAGGCGATGTTTGCCGAGATCGAGCAGGCAGCGGCGGCCGCCGTCGCGATGGCGATCAACGCCGCCAAATCGTTCATCGGTTCGGCGGCGACGCTGTTGATCATTCCGTTTATCGTCTTCTATATGTTAAAAGACATCGATGTGTTGAAAAAAGCGATTTGGTACATGACACCGAAGCGGTGGCGTGGGCCGGGGATGACGTTTTTGAAGGATGTCGATGAATCGCTCGGCGGCTACATTCGCGGCCAGCTGTTCGTCTGTGCGGCGATCGGTCTGGCAGCGGCGCTCGGCTTGTGGCTTGCCGGCATGGATTATCCGCTGTTGCTCGGCTTTGTCATTGGCGTGACGAACATCATCCCGTATTTTGGCCCGCTGATCGGCGCCGTTCCAGCGGTCATTTTGGCTGCCACCGTCTCGCTGAAAATGGTCGTGATCGTGCTTGTCATCATTTTTACCTTGCAGTTTTTAGAAGGGAACATCTTGTCGCCGTTGATCGTCGGCAAAAGCGTGCATATGCATCCGCTTGTCATTATGCTCGCCCTCTTTGCCGGCGGCGAGCTCGCCGGCGTGCTCGGCCTCATTCTCGCCGTTCCGACGGCGGCGGTGCTGAAAGTGGCCATCGCCCATTGGAAAGAGCATTATGCTTCGCATTGA
- a CDS encoding YrzQ family protein yields the protein MNRMMTSLLAVGLGVAAYQLAQRNDWMNGRTMRRMRRRLMQAIR from the coding sequence ATGAACCGGATGATGACGTCGCTGTTAGCAGTCGGATTAGGCGTCGCCGCTTATCAGCTCGCCCAACGAAACGATTGGATGAACGGTCGCACGATGCGGAGGATGCGCCGCCGCTTGATGCAAGCGATCCGCTGA
- a CDS encoding PRC-barrel domain-containing protein — MRTFSDIKGLPIYEQTTGKMVGTIADIWFTSHGAVKGLVAEQGGLFGRRRYLPLSAVQSFENDRVIICDADSFQPFPSSDSGHSLYGERGLAGSMVVAADGTTIGLLDDVYFDGQLGKIDGYEISEGFFSDLTEGKKRMELAPFTAREGVVTVETTM; from the coding sequence ATGCGGACGTTTTCCGACATCAAGGGCCTTCCCATTTATGAACAAACGACGGGAAAAATGGTCGGAACGATCGCTGACATTTGGTTTACCAGCCACGGCGCGGTCAAAGGGCTTGTCGCGGAACAGGGCGGTTTGTTCGGCCGCCGCCGCTATTTGCCGCTTTCAGCCGTGCAGTCGTTCGAAAACGACCGAGTCATCATCTGTGATGCCGATAGCTTCCAGCCGTTTCCTTCTTCTGACAGCGGCCACTCTCTTTACGGCGAACGCGGCCTCGCCGGCAGCATGGTTGTCGCCGCGGACGGAACAACGATCGGACTGTTGGATGACGTATATTTTGACGGGCAATTGGGCAAAATTGACGGATACGAGATCAGCGAGGGATTTTTTTCCGATTTGACCGAAGGAAAGAAACGAATGGAGCTCGCTCCGTTCACCGCCAGAGAAGGCGTGGTCACCGTGGAAACAACGATGTAA
- the recD2 gene encoding SF1B family DNA helicase RecD2, producing MQEQQILALDGRTFIKGVCLAVIFHNEETLYTVVRVRVEETNEAPVEEEVVVTGYFPRLNEGDVYIFYGQFRQHPRFGRQYAASQFRKQLPNTKEGVIHYLSSGLFKGIGKKTAAAIVETLGENAIAAILRDPRALERVPKLTKKKAKQLYDALRAHEGLEQTMIALAQLGFGPQLAMKIYQAYGEEAVDIIHENPYQLVEDIEGIGFGRADEIGRQLGISGSHPARLRAASLFVLEQACLQEGHVYLREEELMERIGELLDGRLSGAVDGRAISQTLLMLSEEGKLIAEQGRYYLPSLYFAEKGIVSNIKRLLGQTPPSAFAESEFLLALGALEERLGMQYAPQQREAIQQALSSPLFILTGGPGTGKTTVIKGIVELFAALNGLSLDPADYKQGEPFPVLLAAPTGRAAKRMSEATGLPAATIHRLLGWNGAEGFSRDENEPISGKLLVIDEMSMVDTWLANQLLKAVPNGMQVIFVGDEDQLPSVGPGQVLKDLLSSGVIPFARLTEVYRQAEGSSIIELAHEMKRGVVPDDLTAPKADRSFIRCRAGQVVDVVRQIADNARKKGFSVKDIQVLAPMYRGPAGIDQLNKALQELFNPPAEGKRELSVGEVVYRVGDKVLQLVNQPEDNVFNGDIGEIVAIFYAKENIEKQDLLVVSFDGIEVTYTRQDLGQITHAYCCSVHKAQGSEFPIVILPVVKSYYRMLKRNLLYTAVTRSKQFLVLCGEEEAFRFGVAKQSDGARQTALAEKLAGAAAPFVEVELPFEEANMGMENVTPYDFMGDEPS from the coding sequence TTGCAAGAGCAACAAATCCTCGCCCTTGACGGACGCACGTTCATTAAAGGAGTGTGCTTGGCGGTCATTTTTCATAATGAGGAAACATTGTACACGGTCGTCCGCGTGCGCGTTGAGGAAACGAACGAAGCGCCCGTTGAGGAGGAAGTCGTCGTCACCGGCTATTTTCCGCGTTTAAACGAAGGGGACGTCTACATCTTTTACGGACAATTCCGCCAACATCCGCGTTTTGGCCGCCAATATGCGGCTAGTCAGTTCCGCAAACAGCTTCCGAACACGAAAGAAGGAGTCATTCATTATTTATCGAGCGGTTTGTTTAAAGGAATCGGCAAAAAAACGGCTGCGGCGATTGTCGAGACGCTCGGCGAAAACGCGATCGCCGCGATTTTGCGCGACCCCAGGGCGCTAGAGCGTGTGCCGAAGCTGACGAAAAAAAAGGCGAAGCAGCTGTACGATGCGCTTCGCGCCCACGAAGGGCTTGAGCAAACGATGATCGCCCTCGCCCAGCTCGGTTTTGGCCCGCAGCTGGCCATGAAAATTTACCAAGCGTATGGCGAAGAAGCGGTTGACATCATCCACGAGAACCCGTACCAGCTCGTTGAGGATATCGAAGGGATCGGCTTTGGCCGCGCTGATGAAATCGGGCGCCAGCTCGGCATTTCCGGCAGCCATCCGGCCCGGCTGCGCGCCGCCTCGTTGTTTGTTCTTGAACAGGCGTGCTTGCAGGAAGGGCACGTTTATTTGCGCGAGGAAGAGCTGATGGAGCGCATCGGGGAGCTGCTTGACGGAAGGCTGAGCGGTGCGGTGGATGGACGAGCGATCAGCCAAACGCTTCTGATGTTAAGCGAAGAAGGGAAGCTGATCGCCGAGCAAGGGCGTTATTATCTCCCTTCCCTTTACTTCGCCGAGAAAGGGATCGTCTCCAACATTAAGCGGCTGCTCGGGCAGACGCCGCCGTCGGCGTTTGCCGAGTCGGAGTTTTTGCTGGCGCTTGGGGCGCTTGAGGAACGGCTTGGCATGCAATATGCCCCCCAGCAAAGGGAAGCGATCCAACAAGCGCTTTCTTCGCCGCTGTTTATTTTGACCGGCGGTCCGGGAACGGGGAAAACGACGGTCATCAAAGGCATCGTCGAGCTGTTTGCCGCCCTAAACGGCCTGTCTCTTGACCCGGCTGACTACAAACAAGGCGAGCCGTTTCCGGTGCTGCTGGCCGCACCGACCGGCCGAGCGGCGAAGCGGATGAGCGAGGCGACCGGGCTGCCGGCGGCGACGATCCACCGCTTGCTCGGCTGGAATGGGGCGGAAGGGTTCAGCCGCGACGAGAACGAACCGATTTCCGGCAAGCTGCTTGTCATCGATGAGATGTCGATGGTCGACACGTGGCTCGCCAACCAGCTGTTAAAAGCCGTGCCAAACGGCATGCAAGTCATTTTTGTCGGCGATGAGGATCAATTGCCATCCGTCGGGCCAGGGCAAGTGCTGAAAGACTTGCTCTCTTCAGGCGTCATTCCGTTCGCTCGGTTGACCGAGGTGTATCGCCAGGCGGAAGGATCATCGATCATCGAGCTTGCTCATGAGATGAAGCGCGGCGTCGTGCCGGACGATTTGACCGCTCCGAAGGCAGACCGTTCATTCATCCGCTGCCGTGCGGGCCAGGTCGTCGATGTCGTGCGGCAAATCGCGGACAACGCGCGCAAAAAAGGGTTTTCCGTCAAAGATATTCAAGTGCTCGCCCCGATGTACCGTGGTCCAGCGGGCATTGACCAATTGAACAAAGCGCTTCAAGAGCTGTTCAACCCGCCGGCTGAGGGGAAGCGGGAGCTGTCGGTCGGTGAGGTCGTCTACCGCGTCGGCGATAAGGTGCTGCAGCTCGTCAATCAACCGGAAGACAATGTGTTTAACGGCGACATCGGCGAAATCGTTGCCATTTTTTACGCCAAAGAAAATATCGAAAAGCAAGACTTGCTCGTCGTCTCGTTTGATGGCATTGAAGTGACGTACACACGGCAAGATTTAGGACAAATCACCCATGCGTACTGCTGTTCGGTTCATAAGGCGCAAGGAAGCGAGTTTCCAATCGTCATTTTGCCCGTCGTCAAAAGCTATTACCGGATGTTGAAACGGAATTTGTTGTATACTGCGGTGACAAGAAGCAAGCAGTTTCTCGTTTTATGCGGGGAAGAGGAAGCGTTTCGATTCGGCGTCGCAAAACAAAGCGACGGAGCGCGCCAGACGGCGCTCGCTGAGAAGCTGGCGGGGGCGGCGGCGCCGTTTGTCGAGGTCGAACTGCCGTTTGAAGAGGCGAACATGGGGATGGAAAACGTTACGCCGTATGACTTTATGGGCGATGAGCCAAGCTAA
- a CDS encoding tetratricopeptide repeat protein → MANFNEQGLAYMREGKYEEAIRCFSAAVEQHPDDPAGYINIGTVLVAAGEEEKALDCFRQALKIDKKAAAAYYGMGTVHYKREQFAKAKDMFERALGLGLDDADTHFMLGMSLWRLEMPRLALPYLQRAAELNETDAEALFQLGLCLATLDYVDEAKRYFEKTLELDPRHADAYYNLGVIYAYKDELDAARNMFAAALEAKPDHVLAGYGKKLMEKRLAP, encoded by the coding sequence GTGGCCAATTTCAACGAACAAGGCTTGGCGTATATGCGCGAGGGGAAGTATGAGGAAGCCATCCGCTGTTTTTCCGCTGCGGTCGAACAGCATCCGGACGATCCAGCCGGGTACATTAACATTGGCACGGTTCTCGTTGCTGCCGGTGAAGAAGAGAAGGCGCTTGACTGTTTCCGACAGGCGTTGAAAATTGACAAGAAGGCGGCGGCCGCGTATTACGGCATGGGTACAGTGCATTATAAGCGTGAGCAGTTCGCGAAAGCGAAAGATATGTTTGAGCGCGCGCTAGGGCTTGGTCTTGACGATGCCGATACGCATTTTATGCTCGGCATGTCCTTATGGCGGCTCGAGATGCCGCGGCTGGCGCTGCCGTATTTGCAGCGCGCGGCTGAGCTGAACGAGACGGATGCCGAAGCGCTGTTTCAGCTTGGCCTTTGCCTCGCCACGCTCGATTATGTCGATGAGGCGAAGCGTTATTTCGAAAAAACGTTGGAACTCGATCCGCGCCACGCTGATGCGTACTACAATTTAGGCGTCATTTATGCGTACAAAGATGAGCTCGATGCCGCCCGCAATATGTTTGCCGCTGCCTTGGAAGCCAAGCCCGATCACGTGCTTGCCGGATACGGAAAGAAACTGATGGAAAAGCGGCTTGCGCCGTAA
- the mnmA gene encoding tRNA 2-thiouridine(34) synthase MnmA produces MNKAPHETRVVVGMSGGVDSSVAALLLKEQGYDVIGIFMKNWDDTDENGVCTATEDYEDVVRVCNQIGIPYYAVNFEKQYWDKVFTYFLNEYKAGRTPNPDVMCNKEIKFKAFLEHAMSIGADYIATGHYARVEFRDGEYKMLRGADPNKDQTYFLNQLGQAQLSKVMFPIGHLQKADVRRIAKEAGLATAGKKDSTGICFIGERDFKEFLSHYLPAQPGVMKTLDGEVKGRHDGVMYYTIGQRHGLGIGGSGEPWFVVGKDVRENVLYVAQGFENEYLYSTSLKAVDVNWVSDRKPEAPFRCTAKFRYRQPDVGVTVHPLADGGAEVVFDAPARAVTPGQAVVFYNGEECLGGGTIDEVFRNGEKLWYVG; encoded by the coding sequence ATGAACAAAGCGCCGCACGAAACGCGCGTCGTCGTCGGCATGTCCGGCGGGGTCGACTCGTCGGTCGCTGCGCTGCTATTGAAAGAACAAGGATATGATGTGATCGGCATTTTTATGAAAAACTGGGATGACACCGATGAAAACGGCGTTTGCACGGCGACTGAGGACTACGAAGACGTCGTGCGCGTTTGCAATCAAATCGGCATCCCGTATTATGCGGTCAATTTTGAAAAACAGTATTGGGACAAAGTGTTTACGTACTTTTTGAATGAATACAAAGCCGGGCGCACGCCGAACCCGGACGTGATGTGCAATAAGGAAATTAAGTTCAAGGCGTTTTTAGAGCACGCCATGTCGATCGGCGCCGATTACATCGCAACCGGCCATTACGCCCGCGTCGAGTTTCGCGATGGCGAATATAAAATGCTGCGTGGAGCCGACCCGAACAAAGACCAAACGTACTTTTTAAACCAGCTCGGCCAAGCTCAGCTGTCGAAAGTGATGTTTCCGATCGGCCATTTGCAGAAAGCGGACGTGCGCCGGATCGCCAAAGAGGCTGGGCTCGCCACCGCTGGAAAAAAAGACAGCACGGGCATTTGCTTTATCGGCGAACGCGATTTCAAAGAATTTTTGAGCCATTATTTGCCGGCTCAGCCGGGAGTGATGAAAACGCTCGATGGCGAAGTGAAAGGGCGGCATGACGGCGTCATGTATTACACGATCGGCCAGCGCCACGGCCTTGGCATCGGCGGCAGCGGCGAACCGTGGTTTGTCGTCGGCAAAGATGTGCGCGAAAATGTGCTGTATGTCGCCCAAGGGTTTGAAAACGAATATTTGTATTCCACCTCGCTAAAGGCGGTCGATGTCAACTGGGTGTCTGACCGCAAGCCGGAAGCGCCGTTCCGTTGCACGGCGAAATTTCGCTATCGTCAGCCTGATGTCGGCGTGACGGTCCACCCGCTTGCGGACGGCGGGGCGGAAGTCGTGTTTGATGCGCCGGCGCGGGCGGTGACGCCGGGGCAGGCGGTTGTTTTTTACAACGGCGAGGAATGCCTCGGCGGCGGTACGATCGATGAGGTGTTCCGCAACGGCGAAAAGCTTTGGTATGTTGGTTGA
- a CDS encoding cysteine desulfurase family protein: MERIYLDHAATSPVHPDVAAGMVQWMTEQFGNPSSIHHFGRQSRRAVDEARAVVARSIGAKETEIVFTSGGTEADNFAVIGTAIANRGRGNHIITTAIEHHAVLRACEYLETQGFEVTYLPVDEQGTVSVEDVKAALRDETVLVSVMFANNEVGTIQPIREIGALLRDHPAYFHTDAVQAYGLLPIDVNEYGIDLLSISAHKINGPKGSGALYVRETVRITPLLFGGEQERKRRAGTENVPGIIGLAQAAEIAERTREEKRRQYAAWREAMLAIFRSSGIDYAVNGRPDGLPHILNVAFPGTNVESLLVNLDLAGIAASSGSACTAGSIDPSHVLVAMCGKESERIRSSVRFSFGLGNTMEQIERAAEETVKIIKRLTNR, from the coding sequence TTGGAACGGATTTATTTGGACCATGCGGCAACTTCCCCGGTCCATCCAGACGTAGCTGCCGGTATGGTCCAGTGGATGACGGAACAGTTCGGCAACCCGTCAAGCATCCATCATTTTGGACGGCAGAGCCGCCGCGCGGTCGATGAAGCGAGGGCTGTTGTCGCCCGCTCGATTGGGGCGAAAGAGACGGAGATTGTGTTTACAAGCGGCGGCACGGAAGCGGATAACTTTGCGGTCATCGGAACGGCCATAGCGAACCGCGGCCGCGGCAATCATATCATTACAACCGCCATCGAGCATCATGCGGTGCTGCGCGCTTGTGAATATTTAGAGACGCAAGGGTTTGAGGTCACGTATTTGCCCGTTGACGAACAAGGGACGGTATCGGTCGAGGATGTCAAGGCCGCGCTGCGCGATGAGACCGTTTTGGTGTCGGTCATGTTTGCCAACAACGAAGTCGGCACGATCCAGCCGATTCGCGAAATCGGGGCGCTGCTTCGCGATCATCCGGCTTATTTCCATACGGACGCCGTCCAGGCGTACGGGCTTCTTCCGATCGATGTGAATGAATACGGGATCGATTTGCTGTCGATTTCCGCTCATAAAATCAACGGCCCGAAAGGAAGCGGGGCTTTGTATGTCCGGGAAACGGTCCGCATCACTCCGCTCCTTTTCGGCGGCGAACAGGAGCGGAAGCGGCGCGCCGGCACGGAAAACGTCCCCGGCATCATCGGCTTGGCGCAGGCGGCGGAAATCGCTGAGCGAACAAGGGAAGAGAAACGTCGGCAATATGCGGCGTGGCGCGAGGCGATGCTTGCGATTTTCCGCTCCTCAGGGATCGACTATGCGGTCAACGGCCGCCCGGATGGCCTGCCGCATATTTTGAATGTCGCCTTCCCGGGAACGAATGTCGAATCGCTGCTCGTGAACTTGGATTTAGCCGGCATTGCCGCCTCGAGCGGGTCAGCATGCACCGCCGGGTCAATCGACCCGTCGCACGTGCTTGTCGCGATGTGCGGAAAAGAGTCGGAGCGCATCCGTTCGTCTGTGCGCTTCAGCTTCGGGCTCGGCAATACGATGGAACAAATTGAGCGGGCGGCCGAGGAAACAGTGAAGATCATAAAGCGGCTCACAAACCGCTAA
- the cymR gene encoding cysteine metabolism transcriptional regulator CymR has product MKISTKGRYGLTIMIELAKKYGDRPISLRSIAKANNLSEHYLEQLVTPLRNAGLVKSIRGAYGGYVLAEHPAKITAGDILRVLEGPLTPVEELEEEEPAKRELWIRIRDAVEEVLDSTTLEDLAKYSDGDEGAYMFYI; this is encoded by the coding sequence ATGAAGATTTCGACGAAAGGCCGATATGGCTTGACGATTATGATTGAATTGGCCAAAAAATATGGCGATCGTCCGATCTCGCTTCGTTCGATCGCCAAGGCGAACAATTTATCTGAACATTATTTAGAGCAGCTCGTCACGCCGTTGCGCAACGCCGGGCTCGTCAAAAGCATTCGTGGAGCGTATGGCGGCTATGTGCTCGCTGAGCATCCGGCGAAAATCACCGCCGGCGACATTTTGCGCGTGTTGGAGGGGCCGCTGACCCCGGTCGAGGAGCTCGAGGAGGAAGAGCCGGCGAAGCGCGAGCTATGGATTCGCATCCGCGATGCGGTCGAGGAAGTGCTCGACAGCACAACGCTCGAAGATTTGGCGAAGTATAGCGACGGGGATGAAGGGGCATATATGTTTTATATTTAA
- a CDS encoding replication-associated recombination protein A: protein MPKTTEPLAWRMRPRTIDEIVGQQHIIGPSTPLYKMVKKGHVPSLLLYGEPGTGKTSLAYAIARTAGREWVAINATAAGKKEIEEAVEAARWSGNVVLFIDEIHRLNKAQQDVLLPHLESGLVTLIGATTENPFHEVNPAIRSRCGQIQQLKPLKPDDLMIILKRALADPERGVGEPPVVIDESLLWRIAEAAGGDARVALSLLEAAVAAADERHGRLYIDEDIVASCTANRGFTHDKYGDHYYSLLSAFQKSVRGSDADAALHYLARLLEGGDLASVCRRLLVMAYEDIGLANPMMGVKVQAAVEAAERLGLPEARIPLAVVTIELCLSPKSNSAYKALDAAIADVRSGKLGDIPDHLKDAHYKGAAALGRGQGYLYPHDYPNGWVAQAYLPSALEGVRYYEPKEHGEEKHYAKVYRRLEQLKQEVKVQP from the coding sequence ATGCCCAAAACGACGGAGCCGCTTGCTTGGCGGATGCGGCCGCGGACGATCGATGAGATCGTTGGGCAACAGCACATCATTGGCCCTAGTACGCCGCTTTATAAAATGGTCAAAAAAGGTCATGTTCCATCGCTTTTGCTTTACGGAGAGCCGGGGACAGGGAAGACGTCGCTCGCTTACGCCATTGCCCGCACCGCCGGGCGCGAATGGGTCGCTATCAATGCGACGGCCGCCGGCAAAAAGGAAATCGAAGAGGCAGTCGAAGCGGCGCGCTGGTCAGGGAACGTCGTGTTGTTTATCGACGAAATCCATCGGCTGAATAAAGCGCAGCAAGACGTTTTGTTGCCGCATCTCGAATCCGGGCTCGTGACCTTGATTGGCGCCACAACGGAAAACCCGTTTCACGAGGTCAATCCCGCCATTCGCAGCCGCTGCGGGCAAATCCAACAACTGAAACCGCTCAAGCCGGATGACCTCATGATCATTCTGAAGCGGGCGCTCGCTGATCCGGAACGAGGGGTCGGCGAGCCGCCGGTTGTCATTGACGAGTCGTTGTTATGGCGCATCGCCGAGGCAGCCGGTGGGGATGCGCGCGTCGCGCTTTCGCTTCTGGAGGCGGCGGTTGCGGCTGCCGATGAGCGCCACGGCCGCTTGTATATTGATGAGGATATCGTGGCTTCATGCACCGCAAACCGCGGTTTTACCCATGACAAATATGGCGATCATTATTATTCGTTGTTGTCCGCGTTTCAAAAAAGCGTGCGCGGCAGCGATGCCGATGCCGCGCTTCATTATTTGGCCCGTCTGCTTGAAGGCGGAGACTTGGCGTCCGTTTGCCGGAGATTGCTTGTGATGGCTTATGAGGACATCGGACTTGCCAATCCGATGATGGGAGTGAAAGTACAGGCAGCGGTCGAAGCGGCGGAACGCCTCGGACTGCCGGAAGCGCGCATTCCGCTCGCGGTTGTGACGATTGAACTCTGTTTAAGCCCGAAATCCAACAGTGCTTACAAGGCGCTGGACGCTGCCATTGCCGATGTCCGTTCCGGCAAGCTTGGCGATATTCCGGATCATTTAAAAGACGCTCATTACAAAGGGGCGGCTGCACTCGGGCGTGGACAAGGCTACTTGTATCCGCACGATTATCCGAACGGCTGGGTGGCGCAAGCGTATTTGCCCTCCGCTCTGGAAGGCGTCCGCTATTATGAACCGAAAGAGCATGGCGAGGAAAAACATTACGCCAAGGTGTACCGGCGGCTTGAGCAGTTGAAACAAGAGGTCAAGGTTCAGCCGTGA
- a CDS encoding TetR/AcrR family transcriptional regulator, with protein sequence MGRKEDIIETAMKLFAEKGYHATSMQEIAERSGVAKGSIYNYFKSKEELAVSIFRYHYEVLFRQLKQIEADPALTARERFCRQLTVQIQLFDEHKELVQMQLGEQAVKVSHEVQHLVFRIRAHTLHWYRRAIEDIYGEQVRPVSFDCATMLNGMLKEYLIYLAVDRKPLLPEKLAPFLLDRLDAIVASLLDGKTGLLDETVMADYIAAATQERSQWKERAISCLERMAALRPVEDDILRSLRLLKEELEKGETARRFMVEALLLYLAKYSLPLYNELKEAIERYFY encoded by the coding sequence TTGGGACGGAAAGAGGACATCATTGAAACGGCGATGAAATTATTCGCCGAAAAAGGCTATCACGCTACCTCCATGCAGGAAATAGCCGAGCGGAGCGGAGTAGCCAAAGGTTCGATTTACAATTATTTCAAATCAAAAGAAGAGTTGGCTGTATCGATTTTCCGCTACCATTATGAAGTCTTGTTTCGCCAGCTTAAACAAATCGAGGCTGATCCCGCCTTAACCGCGCGCGAGCGGTTTTGCCGTCAGTTGACTGTACAAATCCAGCTGTTTGACGAACATAAAGAGCTGGTGCAAATGCAGTTGGGCGAACAAGCTGTGAAGGTGAGCCATGAGGTGCAGCATCTGGTGTTTCGCATCCGCGCCCATACGCTCCACTGGTATCGCCGGGCGATTGAAGACATATACGGCGAACAAGTGCGTCCAGTTTCGTTTGATTGCGCGACGATGCTCAACGGAATGCTGAAAGAATATCTGATTTACTTGGCGGTAGACCGAAAGCCGCTGCTTCCTGAGAAGCTTGCCCCCTTCTTGCTCGATCGGCTTGATGCCATCGTTGCCAGCCTGCTTGACGGCAAGACGGGATTGCTCGATGAAACGGTGATGGCGGATTACATTGCTGCGGCGACCCAAGAGAGGAGTCAATGGAAAGAACGGGCCATCAGCTGTTTAGAGCGCATGGCGGCGCTGCGTCCGGTTGAAGACGATATTCTTCGCTCGCTGCGCTTATTGAAGGAAGAACTCGAGAAAGGGGAGACAGCTAGGCGGTTTATGGTGGAGGCGCTTCTGCTCTATTTGGCGAAATACTCGCTTCCGCTGTACAATGAGTTGAAGGAGGCCATTGAACGCTATTTTTATTAA